The genomic DNA AAGCTGGTGCGGGGTCCGGGATGCATGGACACCCGAATGGCCACCACAGTGCCCGGCCGAAGGTTGACAAAGTTCAGCTCCGTGTTGTTGCCATCCACAATGGCATGGCTCTGAAAGACAGTCGACTTGCTGAGCGGTATGTGCTCCTGCAGACTCAATTCGAACTGCGTGAAGCCGTTCAGGACATTGGGATCCTTCTTAAACGGAGCCGGACGATCGAAGGGCTTGTCGCTCTTCATGGTCAGGCTTGCCTCCAGGATGATCTCGTCCAGCACGCCGTCAAAGCGCAACGGACGGAGGCCTGTGGGTCCGGCATTGGGATTCGGATACCCAAAGGCCGTGTGGGCCACCAGAATGACCGACTGATGGGTGATTGGTGAATGCCGGGTGACGGCCACCACATTGTCATCCATTTGGTCCACATACACCTGGCTGAAGCCCTCCTCCGCCAGCTGTCCGTGCAGCAGATTCAGCGCTCGCTTCGCGCCCATAATGCCCGACTTGGAGTCCACGCCCTTGCCCCATTCCTGGTAGGCACGCTGCTCATCCACGACATGGATCTGCGGAAAATGTGATTAGTTTTTATAGTTCACAGATACACCTCCCAGATATGAACTCACATGATGGGGCACCAGCTCGTCGTAGCCACGATTGCTGCCGGTGGCACAGCAGGCCATGGAGACCAGAGCAGACGAGGGCAACAGATCGTAGACGGAGCGCTTCTCCACGGCCGATGGATTGTCGTGGGTGAGGTCCATGAACAGAGCGTGTGCCACGCTGGACGCCTCGTGGCGCGCGGGATTCGGATAGAAGCCACCGACAGGCGCGCCGCCATAACGAAAGACCAGGCGTCCCTGTTCGTGCGAGTCCCAGGCAGAGAGAGCCTCGCGGATCAGTGACGTGATGCCCAGACGATTGACGAACACATTGTCGGTGCCATCGGAGTTGGTGAACAGCTCGGCCACCACATACAGCTCCGGATTGATCTTTCGCGCCGCGTCCAGCAGGTACTCGGCCACGTGCAGCGGCGTCGAGTGGCAGTTGTCCAGCCGAACACCATCAAAGATGCGAGCCGTCATCTCCACGTACTCGGTCATGTGCTTCCACAGGTAGGGGCTGTCCTCTGGCCGCTTGCCAAAGCGCAGCTTCACGCTGTCGCCCCAGGCAATGAGCTCTCGCTTGAGGTACACATTGGCACGTCCCGGCTGCTCCTCGGCAAAGTCACGCAACGGATCGCTGGAGCCCATGACCCAGCCGTTGTGGGCCATGAAGAACTCCCCCGCCTTGGTGTACATGTCGGCCTCGATCTCAAGCAGCGACTTGCCCAGGGTGCCCGTGTGGGTGAAGTATGTCATGAAGACCGAGTACTTCTCGGATATTTCGCGCACTCTGGGCCCGTCGCCCTGCACGCGTTCGTAGCGTATGCCGGCCAGGCAGTTGTCGATGGCGTAGTTCAGATAGCCTTGGATCTCGGCACGCACGCGATCGTTGAGGCCGTCCAGGTGGTGGCGCAGCGTCTCGGCGCACTTGCGGAAGCGTGACTCCTCATCGAAACAGTCGCCATGGAAAGCATTAAAGATCTCCAGTGCCAGCTCGAAATTGATGGTGCTACCCAAGCGTCGATATGCCGGGTCCTGTATCAGTTGGATCTCCTGGAAGCGCGACTCGTTGGCCACGTTCTTGGGCGGCTCCCGAGTGCGCACCTGAGCCATGAAGCTGTTCACATACTGCATCACGTCGCACTGATACAGCTCGTGTATATTGACCTTGGATAGATAGGCGTTATGCAACTGGTACTTTAAAGCTTCCAAATGGCACTCCTGATCGATAATCAGAGGCACGCCCACATGCTCCAGGCTGCCGGAGGCGATGTCCGCTCCGCACTGGGCCAGGGCAGCGTCCAGCAGGAAGGCTGGTCGCAGATACGGACACGTGGCGCATGAATAAGTAGCATCCGGATACTGGAGCAGCCATTCAGACTCGTTCGCCGTGTGATTGAGCACAATGTCGCAGATGGAGGCCACCTGAAACGGAAAAACTGAGCTGAATGTGAGGCACATTTAATGGCTAAACCTTTGCTTACGCCCCACTCCTGGCGACACTTCTTGATGACCTTCTCCACGTCTTCGAAGGTAACCTTGTCGCCCTTCTTGCTGGCGAAGCTAGAGTTGACCTTCAGCTGATCGCGCAGCGAGTAGGCGGAACGCGAGCCGCCCAGCTCCTGGATGGGCGTAAAATGAATCACATTGTAGCCGGCCTCCTTGGCCACGCGCAACTTTGGCTCCCAGCTGCTGAGCGGTCCCAGGAGCTTGGTCAGCACCGTCTGGCAGCGCACCGAGTCCAATGGTATTGTCTTTTGTGCACCCGGCGGTCCCACATGGAGCGTAGGCTCCACCTGCACATAAAGAGCGCCATCGGCTCCTGCACTGCCAGTGTCTGCGCTGTAAATCAAAGATAAAAGTCGAATAAATACCGAAACGATAATGGATAGTCCATTGGCTTACCGCTCCAAATAGCGGAAGTAGAAGTGATACGTTCCGGACatgttcagctgcagctgactGTTGATATCCGTGTCCACCACATGAGCCTCCGGATGCATGACAGTCGTGATCTGTTTGCCATTCTTCAGCTGCCAGCCCAGCACACGGTAGTCGGTGCGCACGAACTTCTGACCCTCGGCGGGATAGTTGGTGTACAGAACGATCTTCTTGCCCAGCAACGAGGCGTCCGGGTGCACGGCCAGCTGGGAGCCACGCTTCAGGCGGTACAGCACATGCTCCGCATTCTGTCCTTCACTTATGGGTATGCTGTGCGTTTCCGTATCTTTGCCCATGGTACTCATCTACGAGAATCAGGAATTAAATAGCTATTATACAATCCATTAATTAAGGCTTATCACACTCTACATAGTCATGTATGTGTGGAGTGTATGTAAATTGTAATCGGtgacgcacacacaaaggcaaTTTGTTAAAACACCACCACAGTGCAAGTAGAATTTTGCAGTTGAATTCGGTTTGATTAGTCGAGACACACTTTTAGTAGTTGTAACTAACACACAAGGAGCACACGGCACAGACTGCAGCATTGATGGGAGCATGTCGTGCCTTTTATTTGGTCTATGCTCGTTTCCAGCAGAGCACCCAAGATTAGGTAGAACACACATGTAATTATACATAGGATGTACACGGGGTATAGAGTGAGTGCAGCAGCCAATTACAATCCCAATTAGTGATAATACCTCACTGTGGCGGGTGGTTCGATTTGATACGTGCTCACTGCCTGCATTTCCCATTGCACTAATCGCGACGACTGattctggttttgttttcgtcgTTTTGCCGGCGACAACTGTTGCttcattctgctgctgtcgctgccgctgtacTTTCTCTTCTTCTTCATCTGCTTCTCCGGCCggctcttcttcttctcctcctctttgaTGCAACAGAGCAGCATTCGCGCGATGTACCTTTTCAACGGCTTGCACATCCACTAAATCGATGAGCCAGCGAAAGACCTGATAACGCATCAATATCTGAAGCAGTGCGTACACATAGCGCAAGACGCTCCTGTAGAAACCTTCTAACACCATTGcaccagttgctgctgcaaattgaatgttttttggCAATGATTTCGTTTAATCGTGTTCGACGCTGCCGGCTGCCGTCTGCGCTACTGAAGCGTCAAGGAATGTTAGCACCGACACCGATGTGTAATCTCGAATCAAGCATGAAGAAAACATTTCATAATCACGATCTGCATTTCTAGTATACAACACTGTGGGGTGGGGCGTCAGCGGAGGAGGGAAGCCAATTCTCAATTCCAAACCCTACGCCAATGGGTGTGGATAGGGAACGATTGGATGCATTGCATTATTGACATGTGGCGCCTACGTGTTTGGGTGTTACTAAAGCTCAATTAAAGGCAGCCTTATCAACATTGAAATTTTATTAGCAGGTCAGggaataattttatttttaacttaacatgcatacacacacacaaatgcacgagtctacatgtgtgtgtgcatatgcaGGTTTGTATGTGGGTCAAGGAATTCAAGTGCACACATTTGCCGGTAGATGGCATTATTCTATTTATTTGGATCTTTAATCAGATCAGATTAAACAAGTACGAGTttaacagcacagcacagcactctctctctctctctttctctgctaaATTATTCATCTGACGAGAACCTGCTCTTGACACTATTATAAGCATTCACACTTGGGAAATTTGTTTATCTACAATATCAATTGAATTCTTTTGCTCTATTCCCCGCTTGAAATTTAGCacagaattttaatttaaaacacGTTGTTACTTTTGTGCGTGCGTTGTAATGAAACTACGGACAGAACTTTTACATTACCAGCAAAAAGTCTTCAGCAATTTGCTCGCTCTGATTCGATTTTATTAGGCTCAAGGTGACCTTTATGGGAGAAAGATGAAAGAGATAGCaagataaacaaaaatcagctGGTCGTTAATGTTTACAGATATGCGCATGCACGTATGTGTGGGAGTGCATGTTCTtatcaaaacaacaactaaatcGATGATTATACACTTTTCGTGTATTAATACGAGTTAGCTAATCGGTGTCATAAAGTAACTAGTGTATcagaatgcattttatttaaaattttagcAAATTAGTTTGATTTTTAGTGTGCTCATTTCGATAACATCGATATACCAACTGGCGCACCTTTTCTTCCACTAACCATGCTAGAGACTATCGATATTTCGGGATATTTTGACACCGAACTT from Drosophila subobscura isolate 14011-0131.10 chromosome E, UCBerk_Dsub_1.0, whole genome shotgun sequence includes the following:
- the LOC117892171 gene encoding glycogen debranching enzyme translates to MGNAGSEHVSNRTTRHSEMSTMGKDTETHSIPISEGQNAEHVLYRLKRGSQLAVHPDASLLGKKIVLYTNYPAEGQKFVRTDYRVLGWQLKNGKQITTVMHPEAHVVDTDINSQLQLNMSGTYHFYFRYLERADTGSAGADGALYVQVEPTLHVGPPGAQKTIPLDSVRCQTVLTKLLGPLSSWEPKLRVAKEAGYNVIHFTPIQELGGSRSAYSLRDQLKVNSSFASKKGDKVTFEDVEKVIKKCRQEWGVASICDIVLNHTANESEWLLQYPDATYSCATCPYLRPAFLLDAALAQCGADIASGSLEHVGVPLIIDQECHLEALKYQLHNAYLSKVNIHELYQCDVMQYVNSFMAQVRTREPPKNVANESRFQEIQLIQDPAYRRLGSTINFELALEIFNAFHGDCFDEESRFRKCAETLRHHLDGLNDRVRAEIQGYLNYAIDNCLAGIRYERVQGDGPRVREISEKYSVFMTYFTHTGTLGKSLLEIEADMYTKAGEFFMAHNGWVMGSSDPLRDFAEEQPGRANVYLKRELIAWGDSVKLRFGKRPEDSPYLWKHMTEYVEMTARIFDGVRLDNCHSTPLHVAEYLLDAARKINPELYVVAELFTNSDGTDNVFVNRLGITSLIREALSAWDSHEQGRLVFRYGGAPVGGFYPNPARHEASSVAHALFMDLTHDNPSAVEKRSVYDLLPSSALVSMACCATGSNRGYDELVPHHIHVVDEQRAYQEWGKGVDSKSGIMGAKRALNLLHGQLAEEGFSQVYVDQMDDNVVAVTRHSPITHQSVILVAHTAFGYPNPNAGPTGLRPLRFDGVLDEIILEASLTMKSDKPFDRPAPFKKDPNVLNGFTQFELSLQEHIPLSKSTVFQSHAIVDGNNTELNFVNLRPGTVVAIRVSMHPGPRTSFGKLQKLTNALRLGSGNEWSELQAIVSKLDLVALSAALFQCDDEERDQGKGGSAYDIPNFGRIVYCGLQGFVSLLTEISPHNDLGHPLCNNLRDGNWMMDYMADRLTNFEDLKPLSVWLKAAFEPLKNIPRYLIPCYFDAIVSGVYNVLLNQVNELMPDFIKNGHSFTQSLALSTLQFLSVCKSANLPGFSHAINPPKPPKQCVTLSAGLPHFSTGYMRCWGRDTFIALRGSMFLTGRFNEARYIIIGFAQTLRHGLIPNLLDSGSKPRYNCRDAVWWWMYCIRQYVEEAPKGSEILKDKVSRLFPYDDAEAHAPGAFDQLLFDVMQEALQVHFQGLQYRERNAGREIDEHMVDQGFNNHIGVHPDTGFVFGGNNFNAGTWMDKMGSSQKAGNKGRPSTPRDGSAVELVGLQYSVLRFMQGLAEKEAIPYTGVERKGPSGEVTKWSYKEWADRIKENFDRHFFVPESETCSLANKRFIYKDSYGATQSWTDYQLRCNFPITLTVASDLCNPQNAWRALELAKQYLLGPLGMKTLDPEDWNYRANYDNSNDSTDCTVAHGSNYHQGPEWIWPIGFYLRARLIFAKKCGHLDETIAETWAILRAHLREMQTSHWRGLPELTNDNGSYCGDSCRTQAWSVAAILEVLYDLHSLGADVA